One window of the Salvia splendens isolate huo1 chromosome 1, SspV2, whole genome shotgun sequence genome contains the following:
- the LOC121741738 gene encoding ruBisCO large subunit-binding protein subunit alpha-like codes for MASANTISTASILSSSSKQNELKNGKVNQLLQQGQRIGQKQSRNRFVVKANAKEIAFDQKSRSAMQSGIDKLANAVGLTLGPRGRNVVLDEFGSPKVVNDGVTIARAIELPDAMENAGAALIREVASKTNDSAGDGTTTASVLAREVIKLGLLSVTSGANAVAVKKGIEKTVQGLVDELEKKARPVKGRDDIKAIASISAGNDEIIGTMIADAIDKVGPDGVLSIESSSSFETTVDVEEGMEIDRGYISPQFVTNPEKLTVEFENARVLVTDQKISAIKDIIPLLEKTTQLRAPLLIIAEDVTGEALATLVVNKLRGIVNVAAIKAPGFGERRKALLQDIAILTGAEYQATDLGLRVEDTDIDQLGIARKITISKDSTTVIADAASKDELQARIAQLKRELSETDSVYDSEKLAERIAKLSGGVAVIKVGAATETELEDRKLRIEDAKNAIFAAIEEGIVPGGGAALVHLSTFVPEIKDKLEDADERLGADIIQKALVAPAALIAQNAGVEGEVVVEKVRANEWEFGYNALTDSYENLVESGVIDPAKVTRCALQNAASVAGMVLTTQAIVVEKAKPKAAAAAGQPPAGSYAV; via the exons ATGGCGTCTGCAAACACAATCTCGACCGCCTCCATCCTCTCTTCCTCATCTAAACAG AATGAGTTGAAGAATGGGAAGGTGAACCAGTTATTGCAGCAGGGGCAGAGGATCGGGCAGAAGCAGTCCAGGAATCGCTTTGTGGTGAAGGCCAATGCTAAGGAGATCGCCTTTGATCAGAAATCGCGCTCTGCAATGCAGTCCGGGATCGATAAGCTCGCCAACGCCGTCGGTCTCACTCTTGGGCCCAGGG GAAGGAATGTTGTCTTGGATGAGTTTGGGTCCCCCAAGGTGGTCAATGATGGGGTTACAATTGCACGTGCCATTGAGTTGCCTGATGCTATGGAAAATGCTGGCGCTGCTCTGATTAGGGAG GTTGCTAGCAAGACAAATGATTCCGCCGGTGATGGGACTACCACTGCATCTGTTCTTGCACGTGAAGTTATCAAACTTGGCCTGCTCAGTGTTACATCGGGTGCCAACGCAGTTGCTGTGAAGAAAGGAATTGAGAAAACCGTACAGGGTTTAGTTGACGAGCTCGAAAAGAAGGCTAGGCCAGTCAAGGGCCGGGATGATATTAAAG CTATTGCCTCCATCTCTGCTGGGAATGATGAGATAATTGGGACAATGATTGCTGATGCGATTGACAAGGTTGGACCAGATGGTGTTCTGTCCATTGAGTCATCCTCCTCCTTTGAGACCACTGTTGATGTAGAAGAAGGAATGGAG ATTGACAGAGGATATATCTCTCCGCAATTTGTCACAAACCCAGAGAAGCTGACTGTTGAGTTCGAGAATGCTAGGGTATTAGTTACAGACCAGAAGATCTCAGCAATCAAGGACATCATTCCTTTGTTAGAGAAAACCACCCAGTTAAGGGCACCTTTACTCATTATTGCTGAAGATGTCACTGGAGAAGCTTTGGCAACCCTCGTTGTAAACAAGCTCCGAGGTATCGTAAATGTGGCAGCCATCAAAGCCCCTGGATTTGGAGAACGGAGGAAAGCTCTTCTTCAAGATATTGCCATTTTGACTG GGGCTGAGTATCAAGCTACTGATTTGGGATTGCGTGTGGAAGACACTGATATTGACCAGCTGGGTATTGCTAGAAAAATAACCATCTCCAAGGACTCGACAACTGTAATTGCTGATGCTGCATCCAAGGATGAGTTGCAGGCTAGAATTGCTCAACTTAAACGGGAACTTTCTGAGACTGATTCGGTTTACGACTCCGAGAAACTTGCTGAGAGAATTGCCAAGCTGTCTGGTGGTGTTGCTGTTATCAAAGTTGGTGCTGCAACAGAAACTGAGCTTGAGGACCGCAAGCTCCGTATTGAAGATGCCAAAAATGCAATATTTGCTGCCATTGAGGAAGGAATTGTGCCTGGTGGCGGAGCTGCGTTGGTGCATCTCTCAACTTTCGTCCCAGAGATCAAGGACAAGCTTGAAGATGCCGATGAGCGACTTGGTGCTGATATCATACAAAAG GCTTTAGTAGCGCCGGCAGCTTTAATTGCCCAAAATGCCGGGGTGGAAGGCGAAGTAGTTGTGGAGAAAGTGAGGGCCAATGAATGGGAGTTTGGTTACAACGCGCTTACTGATTCGTACGAGAACTTGGTAGAGTCTGGAGTGATTGACCCAGCCAAGGTGACGAGATGTGCCCTGCAAAACGCAGCTTCAGTTGCTGGAATGGTGCTCACAACACAAGCCATTGTGGTCGAGAAAGCCAAGCCTAAGGCAGCAGCCGCTGCTGGTCAGCCACCTGCAGGCAGCTATGCAGTCTAA
- the LOC121795687 gene encoding uncharacterized protein LOC121795687 isoform X4, which yields MVQKCYEEDRLQARPQHDSALKTLSPKMTELLDELAMVEKEISRLENQIILLKAEPEHNERVHTQPALQEWELANQRSVQQEAPLAHDPCNISKRSNEKVTSFEMKALHFITKAIKGDYKLSDFTLNDKAINSKRFKENTVNDQKPSKRGPLLRRPSPSRHPTPKRDQALVMSTPLHPEEDSIHKWSPNKLSENIMRCLIFIYLRLLQTSRTVELEKPIARSTDFSLSFRAETSSAGLVFPKDSRQQDPYGIFDSKESLIRDIGPYKNLVRFTSTSMDLKCIQNSASIPLFQKLKTLMDGLEKVDLRFLSHRQKLAFWINMYNACIMHGYLQYGISSTSSPEKMLKLINQATHNIAGNSINAQTIERSILRKPVNSQEKLILGGKEMMLHDLYGLKSSDPNIIFALCCATHSSPAVKIYTAEGVTGELQRSKLEYLQASIVVTSTKKIALPELLLRNMFDFGQDMGSLVEWLCQQLPASGSLRKSIVDCFKQVNGGRASAVVEMLPYDFEFQYLFSV from the exons ATGGTGCAAAAATGCTACGAAGAAGATCGACTGCAGGCGCGTCCACAACATGACTCTGCTCTCAAAACTCTCTCTCCAAAA ATGACAGAGCTacttgatgagttagcaatggTGGAGAAGGAAATAAGTCGACTCGAGAATCAAATCATCTTGCTCAAAGCAGAACCAGAACACAACGAACGAGTCCATACACAACCAGCTTTGCAAGAATGGGAGCTTGCAAATCAGAGAAGTGTCCAGCAGGAAGCACCACTTGCACACGATCCTTGCAACATCAGCAAGAGGTCTAATGAGAAGGTGACGTCGTTTGAGATGAAGGCTCTCCATTTCATCACCAAGGCCATTAAAGGAGACTACAAGCTGAGTGACTTCACCCTCAATGACAAAGCCATAAACTCAAAGAGATTCAAGGAAAACACGGTAAATGATCAGAAGCCCTCCAAGAGAGGCCCTTTGCTGAGGCGCCCCTCTCCATCGAGGCATCCAACACCAAAG AGGGACCAGGCTCTTGTGATGTCAACTCCTTTGCATCCAGAGGAAGACAGCATCCACAAATGGTCACCGAACAAGCTATCTGAGAACATAATGAGGTGTCTCATCTTCATCTACTTGAGGTTGCTCCAGACGTCTAGAACTGTGGAACTAGAGAAGCCTATTGCTCGATCCACAGACTTCTCACTTAGCTTCAGGGCTGAAACAAGCTCGGCTGGCCTTGTCTTCCCAAAAGACTCGCGACAGCAAGATCCTTATGGAATCTTTGATTCCAAAGAATCTTTGATTAGGGATATAGGGCCTTACAAGAACTTGGTTAGATTCACATCAACCTCCATGGATCTCAAATGCATTCAGAATTCTGCCTCCATTCCTTTGTTCCAGAAATTGAA gACTTTGATGGATGGTCTTGAGAAAGTGGATTTGAGGTTCTTGAGCCATAGACAGAAGCTAGCCTTTTGGATCAACATGTACAACGCTTGCATCATGCAT GGATATCTTCAATATGGAATTTCCTCTACATCTAGCCCTGAGAAGATGCTAAAACTTATCAACCAG GCAACTCATAACATTGCTGGCAACTCAATCAACGCTCAAACAATCGAACGCAGTATTCTAAGAAAACCAGTTAATTCACAAGAAAAACTG ATACTTGGTGGTAAAGAGATGATGCTTCACGACCTCTACGGCCTCAAATCCTCGGATCCAAACATCATATTCGCCTTATGCTGTGCCACTCATTCTTCTCCAGCG GTGAAGATATACACAGCAGAGGGTGTCACAGGTGAACTACAGCGATCGAAGCTGGAATATCTGCAAGCTTCGATAGTCGTGACAAGCACCAAAAAAATAGCACTTCCTGAGCTTCTGCTGCGGAATATGTTCGATTTCGGACAGGATATGGGCTCGCTGGTGGAGTGGCTCTGCCAGCAGCTTCCGGCATCGGGGTCTCTCAGAAAATCGATCGTCGATTGCTTCAAGCAAGTTAACGGCGGCAGGGCGTCGGCCGTGGTGGAGATGTTGCCTTATGACTTTGAGTTTCAGTATTTGTTCTCTGTATGA
- the LOC121795687 gene encoding uncharacterized protein LOC121795687 isoform X2 yields the protein MLQLASLYRNFKVETFYKVSALHKMVQKCYEEDRLQARPQHDSALKTLSPKMTELLDELAMVEKEISRLENQIILLKAEPEHNERVHTQPALQEWELANQRSVQQEAPLAHDPCNISKRSNEKVTSFEMKALHFITKAIKGDYKLSDFTLNDKAINSKRFKENTVNDQKPSKRGPLLRRPSPSRHPTPKALVMSTPLHPEEDSIHKWSPNKLSENIMRCLIFIYLRLLQTSRTVELEKPIARSTDFSLSFRAETSSAGLVFPKDSRQQDPYGIFDSKESLIRDIGPYKNLVRFTSTSMDLKCIQNSASIPLFQKLKTLMDGLEKVDLRFLSHRQKLAFWINMYNACIMHGYLQYGISSTSSPEKMLKLINQATHNIAGNSINAQTIERSILRKPVNSQEKLILGGKEMMLHDLYGLKSSDPNIIFALCCATHSSPAVKIYTAEGVTGELQRSKLEYLQASIVVTSTKKIALPELLLRNMFDFGQDMGSLVEWLCQQLPASGSLRKSIVDCFKQVNGGRASAVVEMLPYDFEFQYLFSV from the exons ATGCTTCAACTAGCAAGCTTATACAGAAATTTCAAAGTTGAAACATTCTATAAGGTTTCTGCACTCCACAAAATGGTGCAAAAATGCTACGAAGAAGATCGACTGCAGGCGCGTCCACAACATGACTCTGCTCTCAAAACTCTCTCTCCAAAA ATGACAGAGCTacttgatgagttagcaatggTGGAGAAGGAAATAAGTCGACTCGAGAATCAAATCATCTTGCTCAAAGCAGAACCAGAACACAACGAACGAGTCCATACACAACCAGCTTTGCAAGAATGGGAGCTTGCAAATCAGAGAAGTGTCCAGCAGGAAGCACCACTTGCACACGATCCTTGCAACATCAGCAAGAGGTCTAATGAGAAGGTGACGTCGTTTGAGATGAAGGCTCTCCATTTCATCACCAAGGCCATTAAAGGAGACTACAAGCTGAGTGACTTCACCCTCAATGACAAAGCCATAAACTCAAAGAGATTCAAGGAAAACACGGTAAATGATCAGAAGCCCTCCAAGAGAGGCCCTTTGCTGAGGCGCCCCTCTCCATCGAGGCATCCAACACCAAAG GCTCTTGTGATGTCAACTCCTTTGCATCCAGAGGAAGACAGCATCCACAAATGGTCACCGAACAAGCTATCTGAGAACATAATGAGGTGTCTCATCTTCATCTACTTGAGGTTGCTCCAGACGTCTAGAACTGTGGAACTAGAGAAGCCTATTGCTCGATCCACAGACTTCTCACTTAGCTTCAGGGCTGAAACAAGCTCGGCTGGCCTTGTCTTCCCAAAAGACTCGCGACAGCAAGATCCTTATGGAATCTTTGATTCCAAAGAATCTTTGATTAGGGATATAGGGCCTTACAAGAACTTGGTTAGATTCACATCAACCTCCATGGATCTCAAATGCATTCAGAATTCTGCCTCCATTCCTTTGTTCCAGAAATTGAA gACTTTGATGGATGGTCTTGAGAAAGTGGATTTGAGGTTCTTGAGCCATAGACAGAAGCTAGCCTTTTGGATCAACATGTACAACGCTTGCATCATGCAT GGATATCTTCAATATGGAATTTCCTCTACATCTAGCCCTGAGAAGATGCTAAAACTTATCAACCAG GCAACTCATAACATTGCTGGCAACTCAATCAACGCTCAAACAATCGAACGCAGTATTCTAAGAAAACCAGTTAATTCACAAGAAAAACTG ATACTTGGTGGTAAAGAGATGATGCTTCACGACCTCTACGGCCTCAAATCCTCGGATCCAAACATCATATTCGCCTTATGCTGTGCCACTCATTCTTCTCCAGCG GTGAAGATATACACAGCAGAGGGTGTCACAGGTGAACTACAGCGATCGAAGCTGGAATATCTGCAAGCTTCGATAGTCGTGACAAGCACCAAAAAAATAGCACTTCCTGAGCTTCTGCTGCGGAATATGTTCGATTTCGGACAGGATATGGGCTCGCTGGTGGAGTGGCTCTGCCAGCAGCTTCCGGCATCGGGGTCTCTCAGAAAATCGATCGTCGATTGCTTCAAGCAAGTTAACGGCGGCAGGGCGTCGGCCGTGGTGGAGATGTTGCCTTATGACTTTGAGTTTCAGTATTTGTTCTCTGTATGA
- the LOC121795687 gene encoding uncharacterized protein LOC121795687 isoform X3, producing the protein MLQLASLYRNFKVETFYKVSALHKMVQKCYEEDRLQARPQHDSALKTLSPKMTELLDELAMVEKEISRLENQIILLKAEPEHNERVHTQPALQEWELANQRSVQQEAPLAHDPCNISKRSNEKVTSFEMKALHFITKAIKGDYKLSDFTLNDKAINSKRFKENTVNDQKPSKRGPLLRRPSPSRHPTPKRDQALVMSTPLHPEEDSIHKWSPNKLSENIMRCLIFIYLRLLQTSRTVELEKPIARSTDFSLSFRAETSSAGLVFPKDSRQQDPYGIFDSKESLIRDIGPYKNLVRFTSTSMDLKCIQNSASIPLFQKLKTLMDGLEKVDLRFLSHRQKLAFWINMYNACIMHGYLQYGISSTSSPEKMLKLINQATHNIAGNSINAQTIERSILRKPILGGKEMMLHDLYGLKSSDPNIIFALCCATHSSPAVKIYTAEGVTGELQRSKLEYLQASIVVTSTKKIALPELLLRNMFDFGQDMGSLVEWLCQQLPASGSLRKSIVDCFKQVNGGRASAVVEMLPYDFEFQYLFSV; encoded by the exons ATGCTTCAACTAGCAAGCTTATACAGAAATTTCAAAGTTGAAACATTCTATAAGGTTTCTGCACTCCACAAAATGGTGCAAAAATGCTACGAAGAAGATCGACTGCAGGCGCGTCCACAACATGACTCTGCTCTCAAAACTCTCTCTCCAAAA ATGACAGAGCTacttgatgagttagcaatggTGGAGAAGGAAATAAGTCGACTCGAGAATCAAATCATCTTGCTCAAAGCAGAACCAGAACACAACGAACGAGTCCATACACAACCAGCTTTGCAAGAATGGGAGCTTGCAAATCAGAGAAGTGTCCAGCAGGAAGCACCACTTGCACACGATCCTTGCAACATCAGCAAGAGGTCTAATGAGAAGGTGACGTCGTTTGAGATGAAGGCTCTCCATTTCATCACCAAGGCCATTAAAGGAGACTACAAGCTGAGTGACTTCACCCTCAATGACAAAGCCATAAACTCAAAGAGATTCAAGGAAAACACGGTAAATGATCAGAAGCCCTCCAAGAGAGGCCCTTTGCTGAGGCGCCCCTCTCCATCGAGGCATCCAACACCAAAG AGGGACCAGGCTCTTGTGATGTCAACTCCTTTGCATCCAGAGGAAGACAGCATCCACAAATGGTCACCGAACAAGCTATCTGAGAACATAATGAGGTGTCTCATCTTCATCTACTTGAGGTTGCTCCAGACGTCTAGAACTGTGGAACTAGAGAAGCCTATTGCTCGATCCACAGACTTCTCACTTAGCTTCAGGGCTGAAACAAGCTCGGCTGGCCTTGTCTTCCCAAAAGACTCGCGACAGCAAGATCCTTATGGAATCTTTGATTCCAAAGAATCTTTGATTAGGGATATAGGGCCTTACAAGAACTTGGTTAGATTCACATCAACCTCCATGGATCTCAAATGCATTCAGAATTCTGCCTCCATTCCTTTGTTCCAGAAATTGAA gACTTTGATGGATGGTCTTGAGAAAGTGGATTTGAGGTTCTTGAGCCATAGACAGAAGCTAGCCTTTTGGATCAACATGTACAACGCTTGCATCATGCAT GGATATCTTCAATATGGAATTTCCTCTACATCTAGCCCTGAGAAGATGCTAAAACTTATCAACCAG GCAACTCATAACATTGCTGGCAACTCAATCAACGCTCAAACAATCGAACGCAGTATTCTAAGAAAACCA ATACTTGGTGGTAAAGAGATGATGCTTCACGACCTCTACGGCCTCAAATCCTCGGATCCAAACATCATATTCGCCTTATGCTGTGCCACTCATTCTTCTCCAGCG GTGAAGATATACACAGCAGAGGGTGTCACAGGTGAACTACAGCGATCGAAGCTGGAATATCTGCAAGCTTCGATAGTCGTGACAAGCACCAAAAAAATAGCACTTCCTGAGCTTCTGCTGCGGAATATGTTCGATTTCGGACAGGATATGGGCTCGCTGGTGGAGTGGCTCTGCCAGCAGCTTCCGGCATCGGGGTCTCTCAGAAAATCGATCGTCGATTGCTTCAAGCAAGTTAACGGCGGCAGGGCGTCGGCCGTGGTGGAGATGTTGCCTTATGACTTTGAGTTTCAGTATTTGTTCTCTGTATGA
- the LOC121795687 gene encoding uncharacterized protein LOC121795687 isoform X1 — MLQLASLYRNFKVETFYKVSALHKMVQKCYEEDRLQARPQHDSALKTLSPKMTELLDELAMVEKEISRLENQIILLKAEPEHNERVHTQPALQEWELANQRSVQQEAPLAHDPCNISKRSNEKVTSFEMKALHFITKAIKGDYKLSDFTLNDKAINSKRFKENTVNDQKPSKRGPLLRRPSPSRHPTPKRDQALVMSTPLHPEEDSIHKWSPNKLSENIMRCLIFIYLRLLQTSRTVELEKPIARSTDFSLSFRAETSSAGLVFPKDSRQQDPYGIFDSKESLIRDIGPYKNLVRFTSTSMDLKCIQNSASIPLFQKLKTLMDGLEKVDLRFLSHRQKLAFWINMYNACIMHGYLQYGISSTSSPEKMLKLINQATHNIAGNSINAQTIERSILRKPVNSQEKLILGGKEMMLHDLYGLKSSDPNIIFALCCATHSSPAVKIYTAEGVTGELQRSKLEYLQASIVVTSTKKIALPELLLRNMFDFGQDMGSLVEWLCQQLPASGSLRKSIVDCFKQVNGGRASAVVEMLPYDFEFQYLFSV; from the exons ATGCTTCAACTAGCAAGCTTATACAGAAATTTCAAAGTTGAAACATTCTATAAGGTTTCTGCACTCCACAAAATGGTGCAAAAATGCTACGAAGAAGATCGACTGCAGGCGCGTCCACAACATGACTCTGCTCTCAAAACTCTCTCTCCAAAA ATGACAGAGCTacttgatgagttagcaatggTGGAGAAGGAAATAAGTCGACTCGAGAATCAAATCATCTTGCTCAAAGCAGAACCAGAACACAACGAACGAGTCCATACACAACCAGCTTTGCAAGAATGGGAGCTTGCAAATCAGAGAAGTGTCCAGCAGGAAGCACCACTTGCACACGATCCTTGCAACATCAGCAAGAGGTCTAATGAGAAGGTGACGTCGTTTGAGATGAAGGCTCTCCATTTCATCACCAAGGCCATTAAAGGAGACTACAAGCTGAGTGACTTCACCCTCAATGACAAAGCCATAAACTCAAAGAGATTCAAGGAAAACACGGTAAATGATCAGAAGCCCTCCAAGAGAGGCCCTTTGCTGAGGCGCCCCTCTCCATCGAGGCATCCAACACCAAAG AGGGACCAGGCTCTTGTGATGTCAACTCCTTTGCATCCAGAGGAAGACAGCATCCACAAATGGTCACCGAACAAGCTATCTGAGAACATAATGAGGTGTCTCATCTTCATCTACTTGAGGTTGCTCCAGACGTCTAGAACTGTGGAACTAGAGAAGCCTATTGCTCGATCCACAGACTTCTCACTTAGCTTCAGGGCTGAAACAAGCTCGGCTGGCCTTGTCTTCCCAAAAGACTCGCGACAGCAAGATCCTTATGGAATCTTTGATTCCAAAGAATCTTTGATTAGGGATATAGGGCCTTACAAGAACTTGGTTAGATTCACATCAACCTCCATGGATCTCAAATGCATTCAGAATTCTGCCTCCATTCCTTTGTTCCAGAAATTGAA gACTTTGATGGATGGTCTTGAGAAAGTGGATTTGAGGTTCTTGAGCCATAGACAGAAGCTAGCCTTTTGGATCAACATGTACAACGCTTGCATCATGCAT GGATATCTTCAATATGGAATTTCCTCTACATCTAGCCCTGAGAAGATGCTAAAACTTATCAACCAG GCAACTCATAACATTGCTGGCAACTCAATCAACGCTCAAACAATCGAACGCAGTATTCTAAGAAAACCAGTTAATTCACAAGAAAAACTG ATACTTGGTGGTAAAGAGATGATGCTTCACGACCTCTACGGCCTCAAATCCTCGGATCCAAACATCATATTCGCCTTATGCTGTGCCACTCATTCTTCTCCAGCG GTGAAGATATACACAGCAGAGGGTGTCACAGGTGAACTACAGCGATCGAAGCTGGAATATCTGCAAGCTTCGATAGTCGTGACAAGCACCAAAAAAATAGCACTTCCTGAGCTTCTGCTGCGGAATATGTTCGATTTCGGACAGGATATGGGCTCGCTGGTGGAGTGGCTCTGCCAGCAGCTTCCGGCATCGGGGTCTCTCAGAAAATCGATCGTCGATTGCTTCAAGCAAGTTAACGGCGGCAGGGCGTCGGCCGTGGTGGAGATGTTGCCTTATGACTTTGAGTTTCAGTATTTGTTCTCTGTATGA